A stretch of the Bacteroidota bacterium genome encodes the following:
- the mutS gene encoding DNA mismatch repair protein MutS — MKQYYNVKRKYPDAVLLFRVGDFYETFGSDAVKASEILGIVLTHKANGYAQSVELAGFPYHALDTYLPKLVRAGQRVAICDQLEDPKLTKTLVKRGITELVTPGVAYNENILENKENNFLASIFMDKQNTGVAFLDISTGEFLTAEGNFEYVDKLLGNFAPKEVLIEKSRQKEFENYFGNKYYVTKLDEWIYTEETATEKLLKHFQTNSLKGFGVQNLHNGIIASGAILQYLDLTEHTQTGHISKLSRIEGERYVWLDKFTIRNLELFHSMNEGAKTFIDIIDRTITPMGSRLLKRWVSLPLKDVQPINDRLNVADYLVNHPETGSQINGQLKQIGDLERIISKVAVNRISPREMVQLKVALGAIEPLKSMCLQTGETTLCRISEQLNPCAIIRERIAKEIQADPPNLVVKGNVIASGVSQELDELREICHSGKDYLLHLQEREIKKTGIASLKVAYNNVFGYYIEVRNTYKNRVPQGWIRKQTLVNAERYITEELKEYESKILGAEEKILTLEQNLFNDLVMSVTEYIPAIQLNASMIARIDCLQSFATVSTANHYVRPTVNDSEVIDIRQGRHPVIEKQLPLGEQYIPNDLLLDSNDQQIIILTGPNMSGKSALLRQTALIVLMAQIGCFVPAEAATIGVVDKIFTRVGASDNLSMGESTFMVEMTEAASILNNISPRSLILLDEIGRGTSTYDGISIAWAMVEYIHEHPGAQSKTLFATHYHELNEMEKSFPRVKNYNISIKELNDKIIFLRKLVRGGSEHSFGIHVAKIAGMPKSVVNRANEILAQLENSNGNNKALTKPVKKLASSREGYQLSIFQLDDPVLKQIRDEIVKCDINNLTPVEALNKLNDIKRLIGK; from the coding sequence ATGAAGCAATACTACAACGTCAAACGGAAATATCCCGATGCTGTTTTACTTTTCAGAGTAGGCGACTTTTACGAGACCTTTGGCAGCGATGCCGTCAAAGCTTCCGAGATTTTAGGTATTGTCCTTACCCACAAAGCCAACGGCTATGCGCAGTCGGTTGAATTAGCCGGTTTCCCTTATCATGCTCTTGATACCTATCTCCCCAAGCTGGTAAGGGCCGGACAACGGGTAGCCATCTGCGACCAGCTCGAAGATCCAAAGCTGACCAAAACACTTGTAAAGCGTGGTATTACTGAACTGGTCACCCCCGGGGTGGCTTATAATGAAAATATCCTGGAGAATAAGGAAAATAATTTCCTGGCCAGTATTTTTATGGATAAACAAAACACTGGCGTTGCTTTCCTGGATATCTCCACAGGTGAATTCCTCACTGCTGAAGGCAATTTCGAATATGTAGACAAACTGCTGGGCAATTTTGCCCCAAAGGAAGTACTGATTGAGAAAAGCAGGCAAAAGGAATTTGAAAACTATTTCGGGAATAAATATTATGTTACCAAGCTGGATGAGTGGATTTACACCGAAGAGACTGCTACGGAAAAGCTATTGAAACATTTTCAGACCAATTCCCTTAAAGGTTTCGGGGTACAAAACCTGCATAATGGAATTATTGCCTCGGGGGCCATATTGCAATATCTCGACCTCACTGAACACACCCAAACAGGGCATATTTCGAAACTTTCCAGGATTGAGGGAGAACGTTACGTCTGGCTCGATAAATTTACGATACGTAACCTGGAGTTGTTTCACTCCATGAATGAAGGGGCAAAAACATTTATAGATATAATCGACCGGACCATAACGCCCATGGGGTCACGTTTGTTGAAACGATGGGTTTCGCTTCCACTAAAAGATGTGCAGCCCATCAACGACAGGCTCAATGTAGCAGATTACCTGGTAAACCATCCTGAAACCGGCAGTCAGATCAATGGGCAACTCAAGCAAATAGGAGATCTCGAGCGCATCATTTCCAAAGTAGCCGTCAACAGGATTTCTCCCAGAGAGATGGTACAGCTGAAGGTTGCCCTTGGTGCCATTGAACCTCTGAAGTCTATGTGCCTGCAAACCGGCGAAACCACCCTGTGCAGGATTTCAGAACAATTGAATCCCTGCGCCATTATTCGTGAACGGATTGCCAAAGAAATTCAGGCCGATCCACCCAATTTGGTCGTCAAAGGAAATGTGATCGCCTCAGGAGTATCGCAGGAACTGGATGAATTGCGCGAGATTTGTCATTCCGGTAAAGATTACCTGCTCCACCTTCAGGAAAGAGAAATAAAAAAGACCGGAATTGCCTCACTCAAAGTTGCCTACAACAATGTTTTTGGATATTATATTGAGGTACGCAACACATATAAAAACAGGGTACCACAGGGATGGATACGCAAACAGACCCTGGTTAATGCCGAACGATACATCACCGAGGAACTTAAAGAATACGAATCAAAAATTCTGGGCGCCGAAGAAAAGATACTGACTCTTGAACAGAATTTGTTCAACGACCTGGTGATGAGTGTCACCGAATATATCCCGGCTATACAGCTCAATGCTTCGATGATAGCCCGTATCGACTGCCTGCAGTCGTTTGCAACGGTTTCAACAGCCAACCATTACGTTCGTCCCACAGTGAATGATTCGGAAGTAATTGACATCAGGCAGGGCCGCCATCCGGTCATAGAAAAACAACTTCCATTGGGAGAACAATATATTCCCAACGACCTCCTGTTGGACAGCAATGATCAGCAAATTATCATCCTTACCGGTCCCAATATGTCCGGGAAATCGGCGTTGCTAAGGCAAACAGCACTGATCGTATTAATGGCCCAAATAGGCTGTTTTGTACCGGCCGAAGCAGCCACCATTGGTGTGGTAGATAAAATATTCACAAGGGTTGGGGCATCCGATAACCTTTCCATGGGCGAATCCACCTTTATGGTCGAAATGACCGAGGCAGCAAGCATTCTGAACAACATTTCGCCCCGCAGCCTTATACTTCTGGATGAAATTGGCAGGGGAACCAGTACCTACGACGGGATATCCATTGCCTGGGCTATGGTGGAATATATCCATGAACATCCAGGTGCTCAGTCCAAAACCCTTTTTGCCACTCACTATCATGAGTTGAATGAAATGGAGAAATCCTTCCCCCGGGTGAAAAACTACAACATCTCTATTAAAGAATTAAACGATAAGATTATTTTTCTGCGTAAACTGGTCAGGGGAGGCAGCGAACACAGTTTTGGAATTCATGTGGCAAAAATTGCCGGCATGCCTAAGAGTGTGGTCAACCGGGCTAATGAAATACTTGCCCAGCTTGAAAATTCAAATGGCAATAATAAGGCATTGACCAAACCGGTTAAGAAACTGGCATCCAGCAGGGAAGGTTACCAGCTCAGCATATTCCAGCTGGACGATCCTGTACTCAAACAAATCAGGGATGAAATTGTAAAATGTGACATCAATAACCTGACGCCGGTCGAAGCCCTAAATAAATTAAATGACATTAAAAGGTTGATTGGTAAGTAA